The following are encoded in a window of Brachyhypopomus gauderio isolate BG-103 chromosome 18, BGAUD_0.2, whole genome shotgun sequence genomic DNA:
- the st8sia5 gene encoding alpha-2,8-sialyltransferase 8E isoform X9, which yields MGYSDPTAGRDLLGNRSLCFIFICAFGLVTLVQQILYGKNYIKRYLESADGPLQYNSTACRELRQEITDVKVLSMVKTSELFERWRNLQACTWEQSKDESNNFKMSLSRCCNAPSFLFTTRRNTPSGTKLRYEVDTSGILHISPEIFKMFPDDMPYSKSQFRKCAVIGNGGIIKNSKCGKEIDSADFVFRCNIPPISDKYSADVGSRTDIVTINPSIITERFQKLEKWRRPFYDVLQNYENSSLVLPAFYNTRNTDVSFRVKYMLDDFGSARGVFFFHPQYLLNVQRFWAVQGVRAKRLSSGLMLATAALELCDEVHLYGFWAFPMNPAGIFVTHHYYDNVKPRPGFHAMPHEIFNFLHMHARGILHVHTGTCR from the exons ATGGGATATTCCGACCCAACGGCCGGCAGAGATTTGCTGGGCAACAGATCCCTTTGTTTTATTTTCATATGCGCGTTTGGACTGGTGACACTGGTGCAGCAGATTCTCTACGGGAAGAACTACATCAAGAG GTATTTGGAGAGTGCTGACGGCCCCTTACAGTACAACTCTACCGCCTGCAGAGAACTGCGGCAAGAGATTACGGATGTCAAAGTGCTGTCCAT GGTGAAGACTTCAGAGTTGTTTGAAAGATGGAGAAACCTGCAGGCTTGTACATGGGAACAGAGCAAGGATGAGTCCAACAACTTCAA GATGTCTCTGTCGCGGTGTTGCAATGCCCCGTCCTTCCTGTTTACCACACGGAGAAACACACCCTCAGGCACCAAGTTGCGATATGAGGTTGACACCAGTGGCATACTCCATATCAGCCCTGAAATATTCAAGATGTTCCCTGAT GATATGCCCTACTCCAAGTCTCAGTTCAGGAAGTGTGCTGTAATAGGCAATGGAGGCATCATTAAAAACAGCAAATGTGGGAAAGAGATTGACTCAGCAGATTTCGTCTTTCG ATGTAATATTCCTCCCATCTCTGATAAGTATTCAGCGGATGTGGGATCCAGGACTGATATTGTGACCATCAACCCCAGCATAATAACagaaag gtTCCAGAAGCTGGAGAAGTGGCGGCGTCCGTTCTACGACGTCTTGCAGAACTACGAGAACTCCTCGCTGGTCCTGCCGGCGTTCTACAACACGCGCAACACGGACGTCTCCTTCCGGGTCAAGTACATGCTGGACGACTTCGGCTCGGCGCGCGGGGTCTTTTTCTTCCACCCGCAGTACCTGCTGAACGTGCAGCGGTTCTGGGCCGTGCAGGGCGTGCGGGCCAAGCGCCTGAGCAGCGGCCTCATGCTGGCCACGGCCGCGCTGGAGCTGTGCGACGAGGTCCACCTCTACGGCTTCTGGGCCTTCCCCATGAACCCGGCCGGCATCTTCGTCACGCACCATTACTACGACAACGTCAAGCCCCGCCCGGGCTTCCACGCCATGCCGCACGAGATCTTCAACTTcctgcacatgcacgcacgcggGATCCTGCACGTGCACACGGGCACGTGCAGGTGA
- the st8sia5 gene encoding alpha-2,8-sialyltransferase 8E isoform X3 — MGYSDPTAGRDLLGNRSLCFIFICAFGLVTLVQQILYGKNYIKRDSGLQPNPRIRHSVYRHYCRSPVIGSKSVRVACKSGQQFTRLKGEEVGNWSGLVSYPDDGGMKPARNGRKRCVRQSVQHSENSVVITPCLADIKKKKKEYRRYLESADGPLQYNSTACRELRQEITDVKVLSMVKTSELFERWRNLQACTWEQSKDESNNFKMSLSRCCNAPSFLFTTRRNTPSGTKLRYEVDTSGILHISPEIFKMFPDDMPYSKSQFRKCAVIGNGGIIKNSKCGKEIDSADFVFRCNIPPISDKYSADVGSRTDIVTINPSIITERFQKLEKWRRPFYDVLQNYENSSLVLPAFYNTRNTDVSFRVKYMLDDFGSARGVFFFHPQYLLNVQRFWAVQGVRAKRLSSGLMLATAALELCDEVHLYGFWAFPMNPAGIFVTHHYYDNVKPRPGFHAMPHEIFNFLHMHARGILHVHTGTCR, encoded by the exons ATGGGATATTCCGACCCAACGGCCGGCAGAGATTTGCTGGGCAACAGATCCCTTTGTTTTATTTTCATATGCGCGTTTGGACTGGTGACACTGGTGCAGCAGATTCTCTACGGGAAGAACTACATCAAGAG GGACTCAGGACTTCAGCCCAATCCCAGGATCCGACACAGCGTGTACAGGCATTACTGCCGCTCACCCGTAATCGGCAGCAAGTCTGTCCGCGTAGCCTGTAAATC TGGGCAACAGTTTACCCGCCTCAAAGGAGAGGAGGTGGGCAACTGGAGCGGCCTCGTTAGTTACCCcgatgatggagggatgaagccCGCCCGAAATGGGAGGAAAAG ATGCGTCCGTCAGAGTGTTCAGCACTCAGAGAACTCCGTAGTTATCACACCGTGCCTAGCCGAtattaagaagaaaaaaaaagaatacagAAG GTATTTGGAGAGTGCTGACGGCCCCTTACAGTACAACTCTACCGCCTGCAGAGAACTGCGGCAAGAGATTACGGATGTCAAAGTGCTGTCCAT GGTGAAGACTTCAGAGTTGTTTGAAAGATGGAGAAACCTGCAGGCTTGTACATGGGAACAGAGCAAGGATGAGTCCAACAACTTCAA GATGTCTCTGTCGCGGTGTTGCAATGCCCCGTCCTTCCTGTTTACCACACGGAGAAACACACCCTCAGGCACCAAGTTGCGATATGAGGTTGACACCAGTGGCATACTCCATATCAGCCCTGAAATATTCAAGATGTTCCCTGAT GATATGCCCTACTCCAAGTCTCAGTTCAGGAAGTGTGCTGTAATAGGCAATGGAGGCATCATTAAAAACAGCAAATGTGGGAAAGAGATTGACTCAGCAGATTTCGTCTTTCG ATGTAATATTCCTCCCATCTCTGATAAGTATTCAGCGGATGTGGGATCCAGGACTGATATTGTGACCATCAACCCCAGCATAATAACagaaag gtTCCAGAAGCTGGAGAAGTGGCGGCGTCCGTTCTACGACGTCTTGCAGAACTACGAGAACTCCTCGCTGGTCCTGCCGGCGTTCTACAACACGCGCAACACGGACGTCTCCTTCCGGGTCAAGTACATGCTGGACGACTTCGGCTCGGCGCGCGGGGTCTTTTTCTTCCACCCGCAGTACCTGCTGAACGTGCAGCGGTTCTGGGCCGTGCAGGGCGTGCGGGCCAAGCGCCTGAGCAGCGGCCTCATGCTGGCCACGGCCGCGCTGGAGCTGTGCGACGAGGTCCACCTCTACGGCTTCTGGGCCTTCCCCATGAACCCGGCCGGCATCTTCGTCACGCACCATTACTACGACAACGTCAAGCCCCGCCCGGGCTTCCACGCCATGCCGCACGAGATCTTCAACTTcctgcacatgcacgcacgcggGATCCTGCACGTGCACACGGGCACGTGCAGGTGA
- the st8sia5 gene encoding alpha-2,8-sialyltransferase 8E isoform X4 translates to MFRVWRSGSLRYGDLNALKDGIFRPNGRQRFAGQQIPLFYFHMRVWTGDTGAADSLREELHQEGLRTSAQSQDPTQRVQALLPLTRNRQQVCPRSLGQQFTRLKGEEVGNWSGLVSYPDDGGMKPARNGRKRYLESADGPLQYNSTACRELRQEITDVKVLSMVKTSELFERWRNLQACTWEQSKDESNNFKMSLSRCCNAPSFLFTTRRNTPSGTKLRYEVDTSGILHISPEIFKMFPDDMPYSKSQFRKCAVIGNGGIIKNSKCGKEIDSADFVFRCNIPPISDKYSADVGSRTDIVTINPSIITERFQKLEKWRRPFYDVLQNYENSSLVLPAFYNTRNTDVSFRVKYMLDDFGSARGVFFFHPQYLLNVQRFWAVQGVRAKRLSSGLMLATAALELCDEVHLYGFWAFPMNPAGIFVTHHYYDNVKPRPGFHAMPHEIFNFLHMHARGILHVHTGTCR, encoded by the exons ATGTTCCGTGTCTGGCGAAGCGGGTCTCTGCGTTACGGCGATCTTAATGCGTTAAAGGATGGGATATTCCGACCCAACGGCCGGCAGAGATTTGCTGGGCAACAGATCCCTTTGTTTTATTTTCATATGCGCGTTTGGACTGGTGACACTGGTGCAGCAGATTCTCTACGGGAAGAACTACATCAAGAG GGACTCAGGACTTCAGCCCAATCCCAGGATCCGACACAGCGTGTACAGGCATTACTGCCGCTCACCCGTAATCGGCAGCAAGTCTGTCCGCGTAGCCT TGGGCAACAGTTTACCCGCCTCAAAGGAGAGGAGGTGGGCAACTGGAGCGGCCTCGTTAGTTACCCcgatgatggagggatgaagccCGCCCGAAATGGGAGGAAAAG GTATTTGGAGAGTGCTGACGGCCCCTTACAGTACAACTCTACCGCCTGCAGAGAACTGCGGCAAGAGATTACGGATGTCAAAGTGCTGTCCAT GGTGAAGACTTCAGAGTTGTTTGAAAGATGGAGAAACCTGCAGGCTTGTACATGGGAACAGAGCAAGGATGAGTCCAACAACTTCAA GATGTCTCTGTCGCGGTGTTGCAATGCCCCGTCCTTCCTGTTTACCACACGGAGAAACACACCCTCAGGCACCAAGTTGCGATATGAGGTTGACACCAGTGGCATACTCCATATCAGCCCTGAAATATTCAAGATGTTCCCTGAT GATATGCCCTACTCCAAGTCTCAGTTCAGGAAGTGTGCTGTAATAGGCAATGGAGGCATCATTAAAAACAGCAAATGTGGGAAAGAGATTGACTCAGCAGATTTCGTCTTTCG ATGTAATATTCCTCCCATCTCTGATAAGTATTCAGCGGATGTGGGATCCAGGACTGATATTGTGACCATCAACCCCAGCATAATAACagaaag gtTCCAGAAGCTGGAGAAGTGGCGGCGTCCGTTCTACGACGTCTTGCAGAACTACGAGAACTCCTCGCTGGTCCTGCCGGCGTTCTACAACACGCGCAACACGGACGTCTCCTTCCGGGTCAAGTACATGCTGGACGACTTCGGCTCGGCGCGCGGGGTCTTTTTCTTCCACCCGCAGTACCTGCTGAACGTGCAGCGGTTCTGGGCCGTGCAGGGCGTGCGGGCCAAGCGCCTGAGCAGCGGCCTCATGCTGGCCACGGCCGCGCTGGAGCTGTGCGACGAGGTCCACCTCTACGGCTTCTGGGCCTTCCCCATGAACCCGGCCGGCATCTTCGTCACGCACCATTACTACGACAACGTCAAGCCCCGCCCGGGCTTCCACGCCATGCCGCACGAGATCTTCAACTTcctgcacatgcacgcacgcggGATCCTGCACGTGCACACGGGCACGTGCAGGTGA
- the st8sia5 gene encoding alpha-2,8-sialyltransferase 8E isoform X7, giving the protein MGYSDPTAGRDLLGNRSLCFIFICAFGLVTLVQQILYGKNYIKSGQQFTRLKGEEVGNWSGLVSYPDDGGMKPARNGRKRCVRQSVQHSENSVVITPCLADIKKKKKEYRRYLESADGPLQYNSTACRELRQEITDVKVLSMVKTSELFERWRNLQACTWEQSKDESNNFKMSLSRCCNAPSFLFTTRRNTPSGTKLRYEVDTSGILHISPEIFKMFPDDMPYSKSQFRKCAVIGNGGIIKNSKCGKEIDSADFVFRCNIPPISDKYSADVGSRTDIVTINPSIITERFQKLEKWRRPFYDVLQNYENSSLVLPAFYNTRNTDVSFRVKYMLDDFGSARGVFFFHPQYLLNVQRFWAVQGVRAKRLSSGLMLATAALELCDEVHLYGFWAFPMNPAGIFVTHHYYDNVKPRPGFHAMPHEIFNFLHMHARGILHVHTGTCR; this is encoded by the exons ATGGGATATTCCGACCCAACGGCCGGCAGAGATTTGCTGGGCAACAGATCCCTTTGTTTTATTTTCATATGCGCGTTTGGACTGGTGACACTGGTGCAGCAGATTCTCTACGGGAAGAACTACATCAAGAG TGGGCAACAGTTTACCCGCCTCAAAGGAGAGGAGGTGGGCAACTGGAGCGGCCTCGTTAGTTACCCcgatgatggagggatgaagccCGCCCGAAATGGGAGGAAAAG ATGCGTCCGTCAGAGTGTTCAGCACTCAGAGAACTCCGTAGTTATCACACCGTGCCTAGCCGAtattaagaagaaaaaaaaagaatacagAAG GTATTTGGAGAGTGCTGACGGCCCCTTACAGTACAACTCTACCGCCTGCAGAGAACTGCGGCAAGAGATTACGGATGTCAAAGTGCTGTCCAT GGTGAAGACTTCAGAGTTGTTTGAAAGATGGAGAAACCTGCAGGCTTGTACATGGGAACAGAGCAAGGATGAGTCCAACAACTTCAA GATGTCTCTGTCGCGGTGTTGCAATGCCCCGTCCTTCCTGTTTACCACACGGAGAAACACACCCTCAGGCACCAAGTTGCGATATGAGGTTGACACCAGTGGCATACTCCATATCAGCCCTGAAATATTCAAGATGTTCCCTGAT GATATGCCCTACTCCAAGTCTCAGTTCAGGAAGTGTGCTGTAATAGGCAATGGAGGCATCATTAAAAACAGCAAATGTGGGAAAGAGATTGACTCAGCAGATTTCGTCTTTCG ATGTAATATTCCTCCCATCTCTGATAAGTATTCAGCGGATGTGGGATCCAGGACTGATATTGTGACCATCAACCCCAGCATAATAACagaaag gtTCCAGAAGCTGGAGAAGTGGCGGCGTCCGTTCTACGACGTCTTGCAGAACTACGAGAACTCCTCGCTGGTCCTGCCGGCGTTCTACAACACGCGCAACACGGACGTCTCCTTCCGGGTCAAGTACATGCTGGACGACTTCGGCTCGGCGCGCGGGGTCTTTTTCTTCCACCCGCAGTACCTGCTGAACGTGCAGCGGTTCTGGGCCGTGCAGGGCGTGCGGGCCAAGCGCCTGAGCAGCGGCCTCATGCTGGCCACGGCCGCGCTGGAGCTGTGCGACGAGGTCCACCTCTACGGCTTCTGGGCCTTCCCCATGAACCCGGCCGGCATCTTCGTCACGCACCATTACTACGACAACGTCAAGCCCCGCCCGGGCTTCCACGCCATGCCGCACGAGATCTTCAACTTcctgcacatgcacgcacgcggGATCCTGCACGTGCACACGGGCACGTGCAGGTGA
- the st8sia5 gene encoding alpha-2,8-sialyltransferase 8E isoform X5, which produces MGYSDPTAGRDLLGNRSLCFIFICAFGLVTLVQQILYGKNYIKRDSGLQPNPRIRHSVYRHYCRSPVIGSKSVRVACKSLSITQECGQQFTRLKGEEVGNWSGLVSYPDDGGMKPARNGRKRYLESADGPLQYNSTACRELRQEITDVKVLSMVKTSELFERWRNLQACTWEQSKDESNNFKMSLSRCCNAPSFLFTTRRNTPSGTKLRYEVDTSGILHISPEIFKMFPDDMPYSKSQFRKCAVIGNGGIIKNSKCGKEIDSADFVFRCNIPPISDKYSADVGSRTDIVTINPSIITERFQKLEKWRRPFYDVLQNYENSSLVLPAFYNTRNTDVSFRVKYMLDDFGSARGVFFFHPQYLLNVQRFWAVQGVRAKRLSSGLMLATAALELCDEVHLYGFWAFPMNPAGIFVTHHYYDNVKPRPGFHAMPHEIFNFLHMHARGILHVHTGTCR; this is translated from the exons ATGGGATATTCCGACCCAACGGCCGGCAGAGATTTGCTGGGCAACAGATCCCTTTGTTTTATTTTCATATGCGCGTTTGGACTGGTGACACTGGTGCAGCAGATTCTCTACGGGAAGAACTACATCAAGAG GGACTCAGGACTTCAGCCCAATCCCAGGATCCGACACAGCGTGTACAGGCATTACTGCCGCTCACCCGTAATCGGCAGCAAGTCTGTCCGCGTAGCCTGTAAATCGTTAAGTATAACACAggaatg TGGGCAACAGTTTACCCGCCTCAAAGGAGAGGAGGTGGGCAACTGGAGCGGCCTCGTTAGTTACCCcgatgatggagggatgaagccCGCCCGAAATGGGAGGAAAAG GTATTTGGAGAGTGCTGACGGCCCCTTACAGTACAACTCTACCGCCTGCAGAGAACTGCGGCAAGAGATTACGGATGTCAAAGTGCTGTCCAT GGTGAAGACTTCAGAGTTGTTTGAAAGATGGAGAAACCTGCAGGCTTGTACATGGGAACAGAGCAAGGATGAGTCCAACAACTTCAA GATGTCTCTGTCGCGGTGTTGCAATGCCCCGTCCTTCCTGTTTACCACACGGAGAAACACACCCTCAGGCACCAAGTTGCGATATGAGGTTGACACCAGTGGCATACTCCATATCAGCCCTGAAATATTCAAGATGTTCCCTGAT GATATGCCCTACTCCAAGTCTCAGTTCAGGAAGTGTGCTGTAATAGGCAATGGAGGCATCATTAAAAACAGCAAATGTGGGAAAGAGATTGACTCAGCAGATTTCGTCTTTCG ATGTAATATTCCTCCCATCTCTGATAAGTATTCAGCGGATGTGGGATCCAGGACTGATATTGTGACCATCAACCCCAGCATAATAACagaaag gtTCCAGAAGCTGGAGAAGTGGCGGCGTCCGTTCTACGACGTCTTGCAGAACTACGAGAACTCCTCGCTGGTCCTGCCGGCGTTCTACAACACGCGCAACACGGACGTCTCCTTCCGGGTCAAGTACATGCTGGACGACTTCGGCTCGGCGCGCGGGGTCTTTTTCTTCCACCCGCAGTACCTGCTGAACGTGCAGCGGTTCTGGGCCGTGCAGGGCGTGCGGGCCAAGCGCCTGAGCAGCGGCCTCATGCTGGCCACGGCCGCGCTGGAGCTGTGCGACGAGGTCCACCTCTACGGCTTCTGGGCCTTCCCCATGAACCCGGCCGGCATCTTCGTCACGCACCATTACTACGACAACGTCAAGCCCCGCCCGGGCTTCCACGCCATGCCGCACGAGATCTTCAACTTcctgcacatgcacgcacgcggGATCCTGCACGTGCACACGGGCACGTGCAGGTGA
- the st8sia5 gene encoding alpha-2,8-sialyltransferase 8E isoform X6, protein MGYSDPTAGRDLLGNRSLCFIFICAFGLVTLVQQILYGKNYIKRDSGLQPNPRIRHSVYRHYCRSPVIGSKSVRVACKSGQQFTRLKGEEVGNWSGLVSYPDDGGMKPARNGRKRYLESADGPLQYNSTACRELRQEITDVKVLSMVKTSELFERWRNLQACTWEQSKDESNNFKMSLSRCCNAPSFLFTTRRNTPSGTKLRYEVDTSGILHISPEIFKMFPDDMPYSKSQFRKCAVIGNGGIIKNSKCGKEIDSADFVFRCNIPPISDKYSADVGSRTDIVTINPSIITERFQKLEKWRRPFYDVLQNYENSSLVLPAFYNTRNTDVSFRVKYMLDDFGSARGVFFFHPQYLLNVQRFWAVQGVRAKRLSSGLMLATAALELCDEVHLYGFWAFPMNPAGIFVTHHYYDNVKPRPGFHAMPHEIFNFLHMHARGILHVHTGTCR, encoded by the exons ATGGGATATTCCGACCCAACGGCCGGCAGAGATTTGCTGGGCAACAGATCCCTTTGTTTTATTTTCATATGCGCGTTTGGACTGGTGACACTGGTGCAGCAGATTCTCTACGGGAAGAACTACATCAAGAG GGACTCAGGACTTCAGCCCAATCCCAGGATCCGACACAGCGTGTACAGGCATTACTGCCGCTCACCCGTAATCGGCAGCAAGTCTGTCCGCGTAGCCTGTAAATC TGGGCAACAGTTTACCCGCCTCAAAGGAGAGGAGGTGGGCAACTGGAGCGGCCTCGTTAGTTACCCcgatgatggagggatgaagccCGCCCGAAATGGGAGGAAAAG GTATTTGGAGAGTGCTGACGGCCCCTTACAGTACAACTCTACCGCCTGCAGAGAACTGCGGCAAGAGATTACGGATGTCAAAGTGCTGTCCAT GGTGAAGACTTCAGAGTTGTTTGAAAGATGGAGAAACCTGCAGGCTTGTACATGGGAACAGAGCAAGGATGAGTCCAACAACTTCAA GATGTCTCTGTCGCGGTGTTGCAATGCCCCGTCCTTCCTGTTTACCACACGGAGAAACACACCCTCAGGCACCAAGTTGCGATATGAGGTTGACACCAGTGGCATACTCCATATCAGCCCTGAAATATTCAAGATGTTCCCTGAT GATATGCCCTACTCCAAGTCTCAGTTCAGGAAGTGTGCTGTAATAGGCAATGGAGGCATCATTAAAAACAGCAAATGTGGGAAAGAGATTGACTCAGCAGATTTCGTCTTTCG ATGTAATATTCCTCCCATCTCTGATAAGTATTCAGCGGATGTGGGATCCAGGACTGATATTGTGACCATCAACCCCAGCATAATAACagaaag gtTCCAGAAGCTGGAGAAGTGGCGGCGTCCGTTCTACGACGTCTTGCAGAACTACGAGAACTCCTCGCTGGTCCTGCCGGCGTTCTACAACACGCGCAACACGGACGTCTCCTTCCGGGTCAAGTACATGCTGGACGACTTCGGCTCGGCGCGCGGGGTCTTTTTCTTCCACCCGCAGTACCTGCTGAACGTGCAGCGGTTCTGGGCCGTGCAGGGCGTGCGGGCCAAGCGCCTGAGCAGCGGCCTCATGCTGGCCACGGCCGCGCTGGAGCTGTGCGACGAGGTCCACCTCTACGGCTTCTGGGCCTTCCCCATGAACCCGGCCGGCATCTTCGTCACGCACCATTACTACGACAACGTCAAGCCCCGCCCGGGCTTCCACGCCATGCCGCACGAGATCTTCAACTTcctgcacatgcacgcacgcggGATCCTGCACGTGCACACGGGCACGTGCAGGTGA
- the st8sia5 gene encoding alpha-2,8-sialyltransferase 8E isoform X8, which yields MGYSDPTAGRDLLGNRSLCFIFICAFGLVTLVQQILYGKNYIKSGQQFTRLKGEEVGNWSGLVSYPDDGGMKPARNGRKRYLESADGPLQYNSTACRELRQEITDVKVLSMVKTSELFERWRNLQACTWEQSKDESNNFKMSLSRCCNAPSFLFTTRRNTPSGTKLRYEVDTSGILHISPEIFKMFPDDMPYSKSQFRKCAVIGNGGIIKNSKCGKEIDSADFVFRCNIPPISDKYSADVGSRTDIVTINPSIITERFQKLEKWRRPFYDVLQNYENSSLVLPAFYNTRNTDVSFRVKYMLDDFGSARGVFFFHPQYLLNVQRFWAVQGVRAKRLSSGLMLATAALELCDEVHLYGFWAFPMNPAGIFVTHHYYDNVKPRPGFHAMPHEIFNFLHMHARGILHVHTGTCR from the exons ATGGGATATTCCGACCCAACGGCCGGCAGAGATTTGCTGGGCAACAGATCCCTTTGTTTTATTTTCATATGCGCGTTTGGACTGGTGACACTGGTGCAGCAGATTCTCTACGGGAAGAACTACATCAAGAG TGGGCAACAGTTTACCCGCCTCAAAGGAGAGGAGGTGGGCAACTGGAGCGGCCTCGTTAGTTACCCcgatgatggagggatgaagccCGCCCGAAATGGGAGGAAAAG GTATTTGGAGAGTGCTGACGGCCCCTTACAGTACAACTCTACCGCCTGCAGAGAACTGCGGCAAGAGATTACGGATGTCAAAGTGCTGTCCAT GGTGAAGACTTCAGAGTTGTTTGAAAGATGGAGAAACCTGCAGGCTTGTACATGGGAACAGAGCAAGGATGAGTCCAACAACTTCAA GATGTCTCTGTCGCGGTGTTGCAATGCCCCGTCCTTCCTGTTTACCACACGGAGAAACACACCCTCAGGCACCAAGTTGCGATATGAGGTTGACACCAGTGGCATACTCCATATCAGCCCTGAAATATTCAAGATGTTCCCTGAT GATATGCCCTACTCCAAGTCTCAGTTCAGGAAGTGTGCTGTAATAGGCAATGGAGGCATCATTAAAAACAGCAAATGTGGGAAAGAGATTGACTCAGCAGATTTCGTCTTTCG ATGTAATATTCCTCCCATCTCTGATAAGTATTCAGCGGATGTGGGATCCAGGACTGATATTGTGACCATCAACCCCAGCATAATAACagaaag gtTCCAGAAGCTGGAGAAGTGGCGGCGTCCGTTCTACGACGTCTTGCAGAACTACGAGAACTCCTCGCTGGTCCTGCCGGCGTTCTACAACACGCGCAACACGGACGTCTCCTTCCGGGTCAAGTACATGCTGGACGACTTCGGCTCGGCGCGCGGGGTCTTTTTCTTCCACCCGCAGTACCTGCTGAACGTGCAGCGGTTCTGGGCCGTGCAGGGCGTGCGGGCCAAGCGCCTGAGCAGCGGCCTCATGCTGGCCACGGCCGCGCTGGAGCTGTGCGACGAGGTCCACCTCTACGGCTTCTGGGCCTTCCCCATGAACCCGGCCGGCATCTTCGTCACGCACCATTACTACGACAACGTCAAGCCCCGCCCGGGCTTCCACGCCATGCCGCACGAGATCTTCAACTTcctgcacatgcacgcacgcggGATCCTGCACGTGCACACGGGCACGTGCAGGTGA
- the st8sia5 gene encoding alpha-2,8-sialyltransferase 8E isoform X2, producing MGYSDPTAGRDLLGNRSLCFIFICAFGLVTLVQQILYGKNYIKRDSGLQPNPRIRHSVYRHYCRSPVIGSKSVRVACKSLSITQECGQQFTRLKGEEVGNWSGLVSYPDDGGMKPARNGRKRCVRQSVQHSENSVVITPCLADIKKKKKEYRRYLESADGPLQYNSTACRELRQEITDVKVLSMVKTSELFERWRNLQACTWEQSKDESNNFKMSLSRCCNAPSFLFTTRRNTPSGTKLRYEVDTSGILHISPEIFKMFPDDMPYSKSQFRKCAVIGNGGIIKNSKCGKEIDSADFVFRCNIPPISDKYSADVGSRTDIVTINPSIITERFQKLEKWRRPFYDVLQNYENSSLVLPAFYNTRNTDVSFRVKYMLDDFGSARGVFFFHPQYLLNVQRFWAVQGVRAKRLSSGLMLATAALELCDEVHLYGFWAFPMNPAGIFVTHHYYDNVKPRPGFHAMPHEIFNFLHMHARGILHVHTGTCR from the exons ATGGGATATTCCGACCCAACGGCCGGCAGAGATTTGCTGGGCAACAGATCCCTTTGTTTTATTTTCATATGCGCGTTTGGACTGGTGACACTGGTGCAGCAGATTCTCTACGGGAAGAACTACATCAAGAG GGACTCAGGACTTCAGCCCAATCCCAGGATCCGACACAGCGTGTACAGGCATTACTGCCGCTCACCCGTAATCGGCAGCAAGTCTGTCCGCGTAGCCTGTAAATCGTTAAGTATAACACAggaatg TGGGCAACAGTTTACCCGCCTCAAAGGAGAGGAGGTGGGCAACTGGAGCGGCCTCGTTAGTTACCCcgatgatggagggatgaagccCGCCCGAAATGGGAGGAAAAG ATGCGTCCGTCAGAGTGTTCAGCACTCAGAGAACTCCGTAGTTATCACACCGTGCCTAGCCGAtattaagaagaaaaaaaaagaatacagAAG GTATTTGGAGAGTGCTGACGGCCCCTTACAGTACAACTCTACCGCCTGCAGAGAACTGCGGCAAGAGATTACGGATGTCAAAGTGCTGTCCAT GGTGAAGACTTCAGAGTTGTTTGAAAGATGGAGAAACCTGCAGGCTTGTACATGGGAACAGAGCAAGGATGAGTCCAACAACTTCAA GATGTCTCTGTCGCGGTGTTGCAATGCCCCGTCCTTCCTGTTTACCACACGGAGAAACACACCCTCAGGCACCAAGTTGCGATATGAGGTTGACACCAGTGGCATACTCCATATCAGCCCTGAAATATTCAAGATGTTCCCTGAT GATATGCCCTACTCCAAGTCTCAGTTCAGGAAGTGTGCTGTAATAGGCAATGGAGGCATCATTAAAAACAGCAAATGTGGGAAAGAGATTGACTCAGCAGATTTCGTCTTTCG ATGTAATATTCCTCCCATCTCTGATAAGTATTCAGCGGATGTGGGATCCAGGACTGATATTGTGACCATCAACCCCAGCATAATAACagaaag gtTCCAGAAGCTGGAGAAGTGGCGGCGTCCGTTCTACGACGTCTTGCAGAACTACGAGAACTCCTCGCTGGTCCTGCCGGCGTTCTACAACACGCGCAACACGGACGTCTCCTTCCGGGTCAAGTACATGCTGGACGACTTCGGCTCGGCGCGCGGGGTCTTTTTCTTCCACCCGCAGTACCTGCTGAACGTGCAGCGGTTCTGGGCCGTGCAGGGCGTGCGGGCCAAGCGCCTGAGCAGCGGCCTCATGCTGGCCACGGCCGCGCTGGAGCTGTGCGACGAGGTCCACCTCTACGGCTTCTGGGCCTTCCCCATGAACCCGGCCGGCATCTTCGTCACGCACCATTACTACGACAACGTCAAGCCCCGCCCGGGCTTCCACGCCATGCCGCACGAGATCTTCAACTTcctgcacatgcacgcacgcggGATCCTGCACGTGCACACGGGCACGTGCAGGTGA